Part of the Kiritimatiellia bacterium genome is shown below.
GACAAGAAAGACGTTGCCCTGATATTTTCTGCCGTCCCCGCAACGGCGGCCGGCGTTTTCACGCGCAACCGCGTGAAAGCCGCGCCGGTCATTCTGTGCCGGCGGCGGTTGAAAAGCCGGAAGATCCAGGCTGTGATTATCAATAGCGGCAACGCCAATGCCTGCACCGGACCGCGGGGACTGGCCGATGCGGAAGAATCCGCCGCCGCGACGGCCGGGCGGTTGCGCATCAGCCCCGCCCTGGTTTTTGTCTGTTCCACCGGCACCATTGGCGTGCCCATGCCGCTGGACCGGATGAAAAAGGGGATAAACCGCGCCGTGGAAAAACTGGGGCGCGGCGGCGGCCGCGACGCTGCCCGGGCGATCATGACCACCGATACGCGCGCCAAGGAGGCGGCGGTGCGCCTGCGCCTCGGCGGCAAGGATGTTGTTATCGGCGCCATGGCCAAGGGGGCCGGCATGATTGCCCCGCGCATGGCCACGCTGCTCGTGTTCATTACCACCGATGCCGCCATCGCGCCGGCGGCTTTGCAGGATGCGCTTTCCTGCGCGGTGGAGGAGAGTTTTAACCGTATTCTGGTTGACGGCGACCAGAGCACCAACGACACGGTTCTCTGTCTCGCCAGCGGCCTGGCCGGCAACCGGCTCATTGCGGCAAAACAGCCGGCGTGGGACGGGTTTAAAGCCGCCCTGACGGCCCTTTGCCGGAAGCTGGCTTATATGCTTGTTGAAGACGGCGAGGGGGTCACGCGCGTCGTCAGGCTTGATGTCAAGGGCGCAAAAAACAGGATGGAAGCCGAAAAAGTGGCGCGCGCCATCGCGCGTTCCCCGCTGGTGAAAACGTCCTGGTTCGGCGCCGATCCGAACTGGGGGCGCATCATGGGCGCGATCGGTTATTCCGGGGCGGCGGTTGATCCGGAAAGAATCAGCATTGACTATGAAGGGCGTCCGGCGGTGGTCAACGGCCGGTCGTCCGGCCTGCCGTCGGAGACGTTGAAAAAAATAATTGCCCGGAAAAAATTTGCGATTGGAATCAACCTGCGGCAGGGGAAAGCTTCCTATTCCATGCTGACCTGCGACTGCAGTCTTGATTATGTGCGGATCAACGCCGATTATATGACCTGATTTTATGCAGAAATTCATTGAAAAAACAAACGTCCTCATGGAGGCCATGCCGTATATCCGGCTGCTGCGGGGCAAGCCGGTCGTCATCAAGTTCGGCGGCAGCGCCATGGAAAACACCGATAACAGCAGGAGCATCCTGGCGGATGTGGCTTTCATGGAATGCGTCGGCATCCATCCCGTGATTGTGCACGGCGGCGGCGGGGCCATTTCCAGGAGGATGCGGGAAGCGGGCATACAGCCGAAGTTTGTGAACGGTCTCCGGGTTACCGACAGCGAATCAATGCGGGTGGTGGAAGAGGTGTTGAATCACGAAGTCAACGTTGAGATCGTGGAAACGCTGATTGCCAGCGGCGCCAGGGCCACGGGACTTCACGGGCCGGGGATTATCAGCGCCGAAAAGCGCGTTGTGCAGGACAATGTCGGGGTTGACCTGGGATTTGTGGGGCGGGTCGCGGCGGTGGATACCGCCCCGATTACGGCCTGTCTTCAGGCGGATATTATTCCCGTCATTACCCCTCTGGGCCGCGGGCCGGACGGACGGGTTTATAACATCAACGCCGATGATTCGGCGGCGGCCGTGGCGGTCGCCATCAACGCCTTCAAGCTGGTTTTCCTTTCGGATGTCCCGGGCGTGATGCGGGACGCCAAAGACGCCGATTCGGTCATTTCATCCCTGACGCGCAGCGAAATAGAAGCCTTGATCCGGAGCCGGGTGATCCAGGCCGGCATGATTCCCAAAATCCAGGGCGCGCTGGCGGCCATGGCCGCCGGTGTCAGGAAAGTGCACATCATTGACGGCCACGTCCTGCATTCGCTTTTGCTTGAAATATTCACGGATAAAGGCATCGGAACGGAGATAATCAATGACAATTAAAACCGAAGAAATAATCGCATCGTTTGAACAGAACGTTATTCCCTGCTACGCGCGCAAAGCCATCGCTCTGACGCACGGCAAAGGCACGAAAGTCTGGGACGCCGACGGCAAGGTTTATCTTGATTTTATCGCGGGCATCGCGGTCAACAATCTCGGGCACTGCCATCCCCGCGTCGTGGAAGCGATCAAAAAACAGGCCGAGCAGTTACTTCATGTTTCCAACCTTTATTGCCATGAGAACCAGGGGCTGTTGGCCAAAACCCTGGCCGGACTGGCTGGATTTCAGGGGGGGAAATGTTTCTTCTGCAATTCCGGCGCGGAAGCGAACGAGGGTTTGATCAAACTGGCGCGCCTCTGGGGACATGAGCGCAAACGGCATGAAATCATCACCATGCGCAATTCCTTTCACGGCCGGACCCTCGCCACTTTGACCGCGACCGGCCAGAGCAAAGTCCAGAAGGGTTTTGAGCCTCTGCCGGCCGGTTTTGTCTACGCCGACTTTAACAACCTTGACTCGGTCAAATCGGCCATTACCGACAAGACCGTCGCCGTGCTGGCGGAGCCGATCCAGGGCGAAGGAGGCGTTGTTCCGGCCGAAAAGGATTTTCTTCTGGGTCTGCGCGCGCTTTGTGATGCAAACGACATGCTGCTCTTGTTTGACGAAGTGCAGTGCGGCATGGGGCGCACCGGCGAATGGTTTGCGTTTCAAAATTACGGCGTGTTGCCGGATGCGTTTGCCCTGGCCAAGGCCCTGGCCGCCGGCCTCCCCATGGGGGCGGTTGTCGCCGCGCCGAAAACGGCCGACGTTCTGCAGGCCGGGACGCATGGCTCCACGTTCGGCGGCGGTCCTTGCGTGTGTGCCGCCGCTCTGGCGGCGATCAAAGCCGTCCGGGAGGAAAACCTCCTGCAGAACGCCAGGGAAATGGGCGAGAAATTAAAGAACGGACTGCAGGCGCTGGCCAACAAATATGAGCATCTCAAGGAAGTGCGGGGAACGGGGCTGATGCTCGCCCTTGTGCTTGACCAGCCGGCGAAAGAGCTGGAAGCCAAGTTGATGGACATCGGCCTGCTGGCGCTGGCGACCGCCGAGAATGTGCTCCGGTTCCTGCCGCCGCTCAACGTCAAGCCCAATGAAGTTGAGGAGGCTTTGGAAATCATTGATGATGTTTGCGCCGAATGGCACGGCCCGGCCGATGAACAGCCGGCGGAGAGCAAAACCGAATAGCGCGCGCTGCAACAGCCGGGCGCGAGGAATCCCCGTTGCCGGCCGGTTGTTAAAACTGCCGCGCCGTTGCCGGCGCGCTGTGCTTTATGTTGCCAAAGGCGCGCGGGTGAGATATACTTCATCAGATACGAGAGAGGAGAGTCGGTATGAGCGGACACAGTAAATGGAAAACCATTCAGCATAAAAAGGGCGCCGCGGACGCCAGGCGCGGGAAAATATTCAGCAAACTCAGCAAGGAACTGACCATTGCCGCCCGTGCCGGCGGCGGCGACCCGAACATGAACGCCGCCCTGCGCAATTTGATCGCCAAGGCCAAGGAATCCAATATGCCCTCGGATAATGTTGAAAGGGCCATCAAGAAAGGGACTGGTGAACTGGCCGGCAGCCAGCTGGATGAGGTAACCTACGAGGGGTTTGTGGCCGGCGGCGTTGCGCTCGTGATTAAAGTGCTGACCGACAACAAAAACCGGGCGGCCTCCGAAATCCGCCATATTTTCACCAAGTTTGGAAGCAACCTGGCCGTGCAGGGCGCGGTGGTGCGCAATTTCAAGCGCAAGGGACAGATTCTGGTTGATAACGCCGCGGTGGAAGAGGATAAACTCATGAATATTGTCCTTGAAGCCGGGGCCGAGGATATGCAGCAGGATGACGGCGTCTTTGACATCGTAACCGATCCGGCCGGTTTTCAGGCCGTGGTTGACGCTTTGGAAAAGGCGGGCATTAAAACCATCAGTTCCGAAATCACGCTTATTCCGGACAGTTACGTTACTATTACCGACAAAAGCGCCGCGGCCAACGTGCTCAAGTTCATTGAGACGCTTGAGGATAACGACGATGTCCAGAATGTTTATTCCAACGTGGACATTGACGAGAAAATCCTGAAAGAGCTTGAGCAGAAGTAAAAAAGGCATTATGAGCCGCATAATGGGCATGGACATGTCCCTCCGGTCGTCCGGGCTCGCGGTTATTGAATCGTCCGGTTCTGCCTTGAAGGCGGTTGAATACCGGCTTGTTAAAAATTCGCCCGCCCGCTTGATTTCCGAATGCCTGCTGCATATTTTCCGGGACGTGGCGGATATTCTGGGGCGCTGCCGTCCGGATGCGGCCGCCATTGAGGGGGTTTTTTTCTGCAAGAATTTCAAGACCGCCGTCGCTCTCGGCCAGGCGCGCGGCGCGGCCATCGCGGCCTGTGCCGCGGCCGGGGTGCCGGTTTACGAGTATGCCCCGCGCCGCGTCAAACAGGCGGTGGTGGGTTGCGGCGCGGCCGGCAAAGAGCAGGTGAAGAAAATGGCCATGCTGATCTTGAACCTGAAGGATGAACCCGGCGGCGACGCCGCGGACGCGCTGGCCATCGCGATCTGCCACGCGCACAACATCAAGCGCTGTAAAATTTGCGGCCCGGAAGCATCCGCGTCAAATGATTTGCGCGGCGCGTTCCTCGTTTCAAGGGGCATGGTTGCGATATGATCACTTTTCTTGAAGGAACGCTCGTGGAAAAATCACCCGCCCGGGTGGTCGTCAGGGTGGGCGGCGTGGGTTACGAGGTGTTTATTCCGCTCAGCAGTTTTGACCGTCTGCCGGCCGAAAACCGCGATTGCCGCCTCCTGGTTTATGAATATCTCCGCGAGGACCTGCATTCCCTTTTCGGCTTTGCGAGCGAGGCGGAGCGCAGGGCTTTCATATTGCTGATGAATGTCAATGGCATCGGGCCGAAGCTGGCGATGAGCGCCTTGAGCAGCCTGGCGGTGTCCGATTTAAACAAGGCGATTGCCGCCGGCGATATCGCGCGGCTGACGACCATTGCCGGCATCGGTAAAAAGACAGCCGAACGAATGGTGGTTGAATTGCGCGACAAGCTTTCCACGTCCGATTTGCCGGGCGGAACGGGTTTGCCCGGGGAAAATATCAAGACTGCCGACGCCATTCTCGCGCTCGTGTCTCTCGGTTACAAGCAGAACGAGGCCGCCAGAATGGTGTCCACGGCGGCGGCCGGCGGCGTTGATGACATGCCGGTAGAGGAAATTATACGCCGCGCCTTGCGGCGTTGAATGGCCGTCTTTTTTACAGCCGGGAAAAACGATGGAGATTGTCATCTCGCCATGATAACGGCGCGGCCGGTCCCGGTGTTTCGCGCGAATACATCCGGTTTGTATTTTTCCAGAGGGCCGCGGCTGCTATTGGGCAATGGGTTGTTTATCCCCGGTTTTACGCGCCGCCGTCGATTTTTTCCGGAAAAGTTACTGTAAAGCGTGTGCCGCGAGTATTGTCCATGGAGAGCGTTCCGTTCAGTTGCGACACCAGCGCGTTTACCAGTTGCAGGCCGAGCGAGTGCGGATGGTTGACGTCCACCTTGTCCGGGAAGGGAACCCCGTTGTTGGCAATGGTAATTGCGATGGATCCCTCCCTCCGCTGGACGGAAATTAAAAGCTCGCCTTTGGGTTGTCCCCCGCCGGCCTGGCCTTGCTGGAATCCGTGTTTGAGCGCGTTCATCACGAGTTCGTTCACGATTAGGCTGCACGGGATCGCCTGGGAAAGGGAAAAGGATTCATGGCCGCCTTCCCACCGCATGACGATTGAGGAAGGGTCTACTTGATAGAATTGAAAAAGGTCATGGATGATTCCCGTGATATAATTGTGCATGTTGATTTCGCGCGCACCTTCAGGCGGCCGGAACGCGTCATATGCTTTTGCCATGGATTTGATCCTGGCCTGGGTCTGCCGGAACAGTTCCGCGTCGTGCGGGTCGCGGATGTAGGCCGCCTGCAGGTTCAGGAGGCTGGAGATCACCTGCAGATTGTTTTTAACGCGGTGCTGGATTTCCCGCAGGAGAATTTCCTTTTCCTTGACCGATTTTTTGAGCTCGTCCGCTGTTTTCTTTCCGAAAGCCAGGTGTCCGATGAGGGCGGCATACATACACAGGATGTCAAGGTCCTCCGCGCTGAAAATCCTCCGGTCAAGGAGGTTGTCAATGCAGATGCATCCGATGACCCGGCTGCCGTTCCACAGGGCGGCAATGGCGTGCATGCCCCGCCCGACTTCCTCGCCCTTGTCGTTGCGCAGGACGCAATCCTGTTGAATTAACAGGCGGCGCTTGTCGGCCAGGACCTCTCCCATGGGCGCGGCGCGGTTTAAGGTTATCAGCCGCGCGCGCTCGTCGCGCGCTTTTCCGCTTTCGTCCATGCCGAATGAGCCGCCCGCCACCATTGAATTGCCCCGCCGAAACCAGAGGCTGACCCGTTTGCATTCCAGTATCTGGCACCCGAAGACCACGGCCTGCCGGCACAAATCGTCAAAGGATTCGACGGTTGAAAGATCGTTGCCGATCTGATGCAGTGCCAGCAGCCGGTTTCGCATCCGCATTAATTCATTCCCGTCGTTTTTGCAGGCCGATCTGATGCGCATAAGATTTTTTTGCAGTGTGTTTGCCAGCCCCGTTTTTTTATTGAAAAAAACTTTAGCATACGGCCTGGGGGGTTGTCAAAAATTCATTTTGATGTTGTTTGCCGGCGAATTGACTCCAGGGCGGGTTATTTTGCTCTTGCGTGACGGGGGTGATAATGGCAGACTGATTCAAAAAAATGAGCTGGAGAAAAATTATCATGCCGAAAAAAAACAATTTTTATGCGGTCATCCTGGCGGGAGGATCCGGCGAGCGTTTCTGGCCGATGAGCACCGCCCGCCGGCCGAAACAGTTTCTGAATATCCCTGCCGGGAAACCGCTGATTTGCGCCGCGGTGGAACGGATAGAGAAATTAATCCCCAAGAAACGGATATTTATCATTACGCGAAAAGATTTGGCCGCCCTGGCGCGCCGGGTTTTGCCGGATTTTCCTGCGGAAAACGTGATTGCGGAACCCTACGGCCGCGACACGGCCGCCGCCGTGGCGCTGGCCGCGGGCCTGGTGAAAAGCCGTAGTCCCGGGGCCGCCTTTTGCGTGCTGACTTCGGACCATCTGATTAAAGATGAGCCGGTTTTTCTGCAAACCCTGAATGCGGCCTTCCGGCTCGCCCTTGCTTCCGATTGCCTGGTTACCATCGGAATCAAGCCCTCTTTTCCCAGCACGGGGTTCGGCTATATTGAAGCCGGGCAAGAATTGAAACTGCCCGGCAAAACGGTTTTTGCGGAAGCGAAACGTTTTGTTGAAAAACCAGATTTGCCGACCGCCGGAAAATATATGAAAAGCGGAAGGTTTTACTGGAATTCCGGCATGTTTGTCTGGGCGCTTCCCGTCCTGGAGGCCGCCCTGGCGGAACACTGTCCCCGGCTCCTCGGATTGGTCAACAAGATCGGCGCCGCGCCCGGTCCGATGGCATTGAAGGCGGTTTTAAAAAAAGAATACGCGGCGCTGGAAAAGATTTCGGTGGACTACGCCTTGATGGAAAAGGCCGCCAACATTGTCATGGCCAAGAGCGCCTTCCGCTGGGATGACGTCGGTTCATGGGCGGCGCTTGAAGCGCATTGCAAAAAAGATTCCGGCAACAACGTCGTTGTCGGAAACGGAGAAACGTTTGACGCCGCCGGCAATATTGCCGTGGCGGAGGACGGCTTGATCGCGCTGGTCGGCGTGCGCGACCTGGTGGTGGTGCGTTCCGGCGCCGCCACCCTGGTTTGCGCCAAAAGCAAGGCCCAGGATGTCAAGCAACTCGTGGCGCGGATGAAAAAAAGCGGGAAGTATAAAGACCTGGTTTGATATGCGCGCATTGGAAACATGTGAGCATTCAACATCAACTCTTAACCGATGCAATTGTGCTGAAAGTTCAATGTTGAATGCCGGAAGTTTTCTTGCGGCTCTTACGGGTAAGTTATGGGAAGTTATCTAGGCATAGACTTTGGGCGGAAACGTATTGGCGTGGCCGGCAGCGATGAAAACGGCCGGATTGCATTTCCGTTGTGTGTCATTCAGAACGCCGGGGGACAGCCTGTAATTAAGGAGATCAGCCGCATTGCCGCGGAGCGCAAGGCCGAGAAAATCATCGTCGGCTTGCCTTTGAATCTGGACGGCTCAAAAGGTTTGGCCGTCGGAGACGTGGAGCAGTTCGCAAGCCGCTTGAAGACGCGCGTTGCGCTGCCGGTTGAATTCTGGGATGAGCGCCTGAGCACCAAGATCGCGGAGCGCGCCATGATTGACGGGGGGTTATCGCGCCGCCGCCGGCGGCAATCCATTGACCGGGTCGCGGCGCAGATTATGCTGCAATCCTACCTTGACGCGCATGGAAATGAAAAATGCAGCGTTATAAGCTGACAATTTCTTACGACGGCTCCGGTTATGCCGGCTGGCAGGTCCAGCCGGGCGTGAAAACCGTTCAGAGCGAACTGGAGCGTTGTTTTCGCGAATTCGCCGGCCGCGCGGTGAAAATCCATGGCAGCGGACGGACCGACCGGGGCGTGCATGCCGCCGGGCAGGTGGCTCACCTTGATCTTCCCGCGCGCATGGAAGCCAGAACAATCATCAAGGCGGGCAACGCCCTCCTGCCGCCGGACATCCGCCTCTTAAAAGCCGGGCCGGCCGCGCCTGATTTTCACGCCCGCCGGGACGCGGTTTGCAAGGAATACCGTTATTTCATCTGGAATGCTTGCGTCCTCCCGCCTTTTTTGTGCCGTTACCGCACCCATGTCCGCCAGCCGCTTGATGTCGCGGTTATGCGGAATGCGGCGGCAAAGTTGACGGGTAAACATGATTTCGCGTCTTTTACCGCCAATCCCAGCCGGCTGGTGGAAAGCACCGTCCGTAATCTGTCGGCGCTGGCGGTCCGGCGCCGGGGCAAGGAAATTGTGATCGCGGTCCGCGGCGACGGCTTTCTTTACCGGATGGTGCGCAGTCTGGCCGGGTTTCTGATCAGGGTGGGGGCGGGCGATTTGCCGGCTGCGGCGGCGGAAAATATTTTGGCGCGCAAGCAAAGGACCGCGGTAGTCCCGACCGCCCCTCCGCAAGGCCTTTTTTTGTGGAAGGTGTATTATTAAATGCCGAATATTGCGTTGAAAAAGCGCAAACACGGTCAACGTTAACAATGGACCGTCGGCGGTTTATTATTGTTTGAGAGGTGCAGGCCTGATGCTTCCGCAAACGCGTCGTGGAGCGCGGCGGCAAGCCGCAGGTTATTGATAATCAAAAATATAATTACAGGAAGGAGCGATGTAAATGCTTTCCATCAAAACAATAAAAAAAGCCCAGAAAAGGACAGTCAAAATGCTTGCCGGCGCAAAGATAAGATTGACCGACGCTGAAAAGGAAAGGATTGAGGTCTGCGACTTCAATCTGGGGCGCCTTGAAAATATAGGGACCGAAATTGTTATTTACGTCAACACGGTGCGTTGTTGCGCAAAGGAACTGGTTTTGTTTCCCGGCCAGATATGTCCCGAACACATCCATCCGCAGGTTGGAAATTATCCCGGCAAAGAAGAAACGTTCCGCTGCCGATGGGGGGAGGTTTTCCTGTATGTGCCCGGCCGGCCAACGCGTTGTCCGAAGGCGAAAATTCCGGAGGACAGGAAAAAATATTTTACAGCATGGCATGAGATAATACTGAAGCCCGGCGAGCAATATACCTTGAAGGAAAAAACCCGGCACTGGTTTCAGGCGGGAAGTAAAGGCGCAATCATATCGGAGTTTTCCACGAGAAGCCTTGATAAAATGGATGTTTTCACCGACCCGGACATAAAACGCGTCTCCAATCTTGGCTGATCCTGGAATATGGAAAATGGAGCGGCAATTCAGGCGTTGCTTTCATGCGGCCGGCCGGGTCCCATGGTGCGGCTGGCGGCGGACAATCTTGCCGCAAAAGAGCGCAAAATCAGGGTGGGAGCCGAACTCCTGTTCGGCGATGTATCTGGTGTTTGGAATCGCCGCATGGGGATGCGGTTCGTCCGGAATCGCCGCATGGGGATGCGGCTCCTACGCCGCTCAAATACAGTTGCCGCTTTTGGCGGCGTGCGCCATGCAACAATTGCGGCCTTGACGCCGCGTCCGGGAGGGGTAGTATGCAAGGGGTTTAAACAACCATGCCAAAAAAACGTGAAACAGCCGGAATCAAGAACTGGCCGCGGGATGACCGGCCAAGAGAAAAACTGCTCAAGAATGGCGCGGAGGCCTTGAGCAATTCCGAGCTGCTTGCCATTCTTTTGCGCACGGGCACGACCGGCGCCAGCGCCCTGGATATTGCCCGCAGGATAGTTGAAAAATTCGGCACGTTCAGGAACATGATTCAGACCGACCCGCGCGATTGGAAGGGGTTCAAGGGTGTCGGTCCGGCCAAAATCGCCCATATCCAGGCCGCGCTTGAAATCGGGCGGAGGTTTCGCGAGGTTGAGGCGAACGCGGATAAACGGAAAATCGCCTCAGCCAAAGATGTGGTTGATATCATCATGCCGCAGATGCGCGATTTAAAGACCGAAGTTTTCAAGATCGTTTATCTGGACAGCAGCAATGGAGTTATTGAAATCGCGGACGCGGCTTGCGGCACGGTCAACCAGGCCATGCCGATCGTGCGGGAAATCATTCATTCCGCATTGCGGAAATTCGCGGCGTCAATCATCTGCGCGCATAATCACCCCTCCGGCAATCCCGATCCCAGCGCGGAAGACCGCGCGTTCACAAAAGAACTGACCCAAGCCGGGGAAATGATGCAGATTAAGGTTCTTGACCACATAATTATCGGCGACAACAAATATTACAGCTTTGCGGATAAAGGGCGGATGGAATAAGCCTGCGGATGAAAAAATGACAAATAAAAAAGAACTGTCAGAACGGGATATTTGCACGCAATACATCCTGCCCGCCCTGGTCAAGGCCGGGTGGGACGTTGCAAAACAAATAAGGGAAGAAGTTTATTTTACCGACGGGCGTATTTTTGTCAAAGGCGGCAAAACCGCGCGCGGCGAAAGGAAACGCGCCGATTTCATTCTTTACCTTAAACCGAATGTTCCGGTCGCTGTTATTGAAGCCAAGGATAACAACCATTCCGTGGGCGCCGGGTTACAGCAGTCCCTGGGTTACGCAAAAATGCTCGATATCCCGGTTGCTTTCAGTTCCAATGGAGATGGATTTGTTCAGCATGATCTTTCCGGCTTTACTCCAATAATAGAGAAGGAATTGACTTTGGACGCTTTCCCTTCCCCTGCTGAACTCTGGCGGATGTATAAAAAGCACAAAAACATTACGACTTCTGAACAAGAGGAAGCCGTCTCGTTTGACTACTTTTTTGACGGATCGGGACGCGCGCCGCGTTACTACCAGCAGATCGCCGTAAATAGAACGATCGAAGCAATAGCGCGCGGGGAGAACAGAATCCTTCTTGTAATGGCCACCGGAACGGGAAAAACATATGCTGCTTTTCAGATAATATACCGGCTTTGGAAAAACGGCCGAAAAAAAAGGATTCTTTTTCTGGCAGACCGCAATGTGCTTATTGACCAGACCAAACGGGGAGATTTTAAGCATTTTAAAGACCGCATGACGGTCATCAAAAAGAAAAAAATAGACAAGGCGTTTGAGATTTACCTCGCCCTTTACCAGGGATTGACGAACTACAATGAAGACAAGGATGCCTACCGGGAATTCAGCCGTGATTTTTTCGATCTGGTGGTTGTTGACGAATGCCATCGCGGAAGTGCGGCCGCCGACAGCGCGTGGAGGGCAATCCTTGACTATTTCAGTTCCGCGACTCATATCGGCCTTACCGCGACTCCGCGGGAAACAAAGGATATCTCCAACATCGCTTACTTCGGCGAGCCGATTTACACCTATTCGCTCAGGCAGGGCATTGAGGATGGATTCCTGGCTCCCTATAAAGTCATCCGCGTGGGGCTCAATACCGACCTTGAAGGCTGGCGTCCGGAAGCAGGCAAAAAAGACAAGGACGGCCATGAGGTTGAGGACCGGGTTTATAACACCAGGGATTTTGACAAAAACCTGGTAATTGATGAACGGACAAAAATTGTCGCCAAAAAGGTGTCGGAGTATCTGAAGAAAACCGACCGCTTTGACAAAACCATAGTTTTTTGCGTGGATATTGAACACGCCGAGCGCATGCGGCAGGCGCTGATCAACGAGAACCCTGATTTGGCAAAAGAAAATTACAAGTATGTTATGCGCATTACCGGGGACGACGAGGAAGGCAAGCGCGAAGTGGACAATTTCATAAATCCCGAGGAGCGTTATCCGGTTATCGCAACCACGTCAAAATTGATGACCACCGGCATTGACGCCCAGACCTGCAAATTGATTGTGCTTGATTCCAACATCCAGTCGCTGACCGAATTCAAGCAGATTATTGGGCGCGGAACCCGTATTAACGAGGATTATG
Proteins encoded:
- the truA gene encoding tRNA pseudouridine(38-40) synthase TruA, which translates into the protein MQRYKLTISYDGSGYAGWQVQPGVKTVQSELERCFREFAGRAVKIHGSGRTDRGVHAAGQVAHLDLPARMEARTIIKAGNALLPPDIRLLKAGPAAPDFHARRDAVCKEYRYFIWNACVLPPFLCRYRTHVRQPLDVAVMRNAAAKLTGKHDFASFTANPSRLVESTVRNLSALAVRRRGKEIVIAVRGDGFLYRMVRSLAGFLIRVGAGDLPAAAAENILARKQRTAVVPTAPPQGLFLWKVYY
- a CDS encoding D-lyxose/D-mannose family sugar isomerase, yielding MLSIKTIKKAQKRTVKMLAGAKIRLTDAEKERIEVCDFNLGRLENIGTEIVIYVNTVRCCAKELVLFPGQICPEHIHPQVGNYPGKEETFRCRWGEVFLYVPGRPTRCPKAKIPEDRKKYFTAWHEIILKPGEQYTLKEKTRHWFQAGSKGAIISEFSTRSLDKMDVFTDPDIKRVSNLG
- the radC gene encoding DNA repair protein RadC, with amino-acid sequence MPKKRETAGIKNWPRDDRPREKLLKNGAEALSNSELLAILLRTGTTGASALDIARRIVEKFGTFRNMIQTDPRDWKGFKGVGPAKIAHIQAALEIGRRFREVEANADKRKIASAKDVVDIIMPQMRDLKTEVFKIVYLDSSNGVIEIADAACGTVNQAMPIVREIIHSALRKFAASIICAHNHPSGNPDPSAEDRAFTKELTQAGEMMQIKVLDHIIIGDNKYYSFADKGRME
- a CDS encoding DEAD/DEAH box helicase family protein yields the protein MTNKKELSERDICTQYILPALVKAGWDVAKQIREEVYFTDGRIFVKGGKTARGERKRADFILYLKPNVPVAVIEAKDNNHSVGAGLQQSLGYAKMLDIPVAFSSNGDGFVQHDLSGFTPIIEKELTLDAFPSPAELWRMYKKHKNITTSEQEEAVSFDYFFDGSGRAPRYYQQIAVNRTIEAIARGENRILLVMATGTGKTYAAFQIIYRLWKNGRKKRILFLADRNVLIDQTKRGDFKHFKDRMTVIKKKKIDKAFEIYLALYQGLTNYNEDKDAYREFSRDFFDLVVVDECHRGSAAADSAWRAILDYFSSATHIGLTATPRETKDISNIAYFGEPIYTYSLRQGIEDGFLAPYKVIRVGLNTDLEGWRPEAGKKDKDGHEVEDRVYNTRDFDKNLVIDERTKIVAKKVSEYLKKTDRFDKTIVFCVDIEHAERMRQALINENPDLAKENYKYVMRITGDDEEGKREVDNFINPEERYPVIATTSKLMTTGIDAQTCKLIVLDSNIQSLTEFKQIIGRGTRINEDYGKTFFAIMDFRNVTDLFADPAFDGDPVMIRQVSGEDELTGRDIYPEEGGEIVDPATGLPVDFDGKETKEYSIQPEIIQARAIIAEHHRKVFVAGVDVSVLNERVQHLDETGRLITETLKDYTRKNILREFRSLDDFLVRWKSARKKKAVIDELESHGIIAANLMAEVKKDLDVFDLVCHIAWGMPALTRRERAEKVKKRDCFARYGEQARKVIDALLDKYADEGVENIENLSVLRIEPFNQMGTPSEIIRIFGGRDQYLHAVVELENELYAVA